From Hydra vulgaris chromosome 07, alternate assembly HydraT2T_AEP, a single genomic window includes:
- the LOC124806820 gene encoding uncharacterized protein LOC124806820 isoform X2 encodes MDKRGFTAIIGCMFIQITNATFATEIINDNKYNYCQLTTVKRLLGSLGINAEHHEGCILQQSKDVGSLISSYLESILENPVKKELEIKIKAELSNKKINYCCSPRCDKFMKRMNYPNIFLVICS; translated from the exons aTGGATAAAAGAGGTTTTACTGCGATTATTG ggtgcatgtttatacaaataacaAATGCAACGTTTGCAACAGAGATTATCAACGACA ATAAATACAATTATTGTCAACTTACCACTGTTAAGCGTTTATTAGGAAGCCTGGGAATTAATGCTGAACACCATGAAGGTTGCATTTTGCAACAAAGTAAAG ATGTTGGAAGTCTCATTTCCAGTTATCTAGAAAGCATTCTAGAGAACCCCGTTAAAAAAGAATTGGAGATCAAAATTAAAGCCGAATTGagcaataaaa aaataaattattgcTGCAGTCCAAGATGtgataaatttatgaaacgtaTGAACTATCCAAACATTTTTCTTGTTATATGCAGTTAA